One Corynebacterium yudongzhengii DNA window includes the following coding sequences:
- a CDS encoding HIT family protein, translating into MSSVFSKIIDGEIPGRFVYRDDRVAAFLTIEPIRYGHTLVVPIKEVDKWTDLEPELLSHLNEVAQLVGRAIIEVFGSERAGYLIAGFEVPHAHIHVFPADNMQGYDLSTVMSPEETDDAKMDDAAERLRAAIDVDRSGRA; encoded by the coding sequence ATGAGTAGCGTCTTTTCGAAGATCATCGACGGCGAGATCCCCGGGCGCTTCGTCTACCGGGATGATCGCGTCGCCGCGTTCCTGACTATCGAACCCATCCGTTATGGTCACACGCTCGTCGTGCCGATCAAGGAAGTCGACAAGTGGACTGACCTCGAACCGGAGCTGTTGAGCCACCTCAACGAAGTCGCCCAGCTCGTCGGCCGGGCGATCATCGAGGTCTTCGGTTCCGAACGCGCCGGCTACCTCATCGCCGGCTTCGAGGTCCCCCACGCCCACATCCACGTCTTCCCCGCCGACAACATGCAGGGATACGACTTATCGACGGTCATGTCCCCCGAAGAGACCGACGACGCCAAGATGGACGACGCCGCCGAGCGCCTGCGCGCCGCCATCGACGTCGACCGTTCGGGGCGGGCTTAG
- a CDS encoding sensor histidine kinase produces the protein MASSATKVPKKPKTPTTEKIKRVLNLQTWLVVIIVVISSIGLFASSLAVTTIMRGVLLDRVDADLSASAAGWTQNPELYQTGALVGPPSEFAVLQITPTGAQHWINVGDSRPNFSEVEINGEPTNVDSLDGSREDIEWRAIGVNTASGVTIVAKSLERENLMIRGLVGVQIFISIIVLVFMALVGAWFIRRALLPLREVEATARAIAGGDLDRRVPTWPLNTEVGQLSRALNVMLGRLQRSIETSQKKEEQMRRFIGDASHELRTPLTSVSGYTELYRSGATDDAEKVLDKISEESQRMKLLVEDLLSLTRAEGSRLDLRPVDVLEVTMSARSSAQAAFAGRTIDVQNKSEKLPVVNGDPDRLHQVFINLISNGLRHGGDDAKVTIILSEEGRDILVRVIDDGRGMDEDTAAHIFERFYREDSSRSRSKGGSGLGLAIVKSLVEQHGGDIWVDSQPGEGSTFTIRLPRLLNPENAKR, from the coding sequence ATGGCCTCGAGCGCAACCAAGGTACCGAAGAAACCGAAAACGCCCACGACCGAGAAGATCAAGCGGGTCTTAAACCTGCAGACCTGGCTGGTGGTCATCATCGTGGTGATCTCGTCGATCGGCCTGTTCGCCTCCTCGCTGGCGGTGACCACCATCATGCGCGGGGTGCTTTTAGACCGCGTCGATGCCGACCTCTCCGCGAGCGCCGCGGGCTGGACGCAGAACCCGGAGCTCTACCAAACGGGCGCCCTGGTCGGCCCGCCGAGTGAGTTCGCGGTCTTGCAGATCACCCCGACCGGTGCCCAGCACTGGATCAACGTTGGCGATTCCCGGCCGAACTTCTCCGAAGTCGAGATCAACGGGGAGCCGACGAACGTCGACTCGCTCGACGGCTCGCGGGAGGACATCGAGTGGCGCGCCATCGGCGTGAACACCGCCTCGGGCGTGACCATCGTGGCGAAGTCCCTGGAACGCGAGAACCTCATGATCCGCGGGCTGGTCGGCGTGCAGATCTTCATCTCGATCATCGTGCTGGTGTTCATGGCGCTCGTCGGCGCCTGGTTCATCCGCCGCGCCCTGCTGCCGCTGCGCGAAGTCGAGGCCACCGCGCGCGCCATCGCGGGCGGCGACCTCGATCGACGCGTGCCCACCTGGCCGCTGAACACCGAGGTCGGCCAGCTCTCGCGCGCGCTGAACGTCATGTTGGGACGCCTGCAGCGCTCCATCGAAACCTCCCAGAAGAAGGAGGAACAGATGCGCAGGTTCATCGGCGATGCCTCGCACGAGCTGCGCACCCCGCTGACCAGCGTGAGCGGCTACACCGAGCTCTACCGCTCGGGGGCGACCGACGACGCCGAGAAGGTCTTAGACAAGATCAGCGAAGAGTCCCAGCGCATGAAGCTGCTCGTCGAAGATCTGCTTTCCCTCACCCGCGCCGAAGGCTCGCGCCTCGATCTGCGGCCCGTCGACGTCCTCGAGGTCACCATGTCGGCGCGCAGTTCCGCCCAAGCCGCCTTCGCCGGGCGCACCATCGATGTGCAGAACAAATCCGAGAAGCTGCCCGTGGTCAACGGCGATCCCGATCGCCTGCACCAGGTGTTCATCAACCTGATCAGCAACGGGCTGCGCCACGGCGGCGACGACGCGAAGGTGACCATCATCCTGTCCGAGGAAGGCCGCGACATCCTCGTGCGCGTCATCGACGACGGCCGCGGCATGGACGAGGACACCGCCGCCCACATCTTCGAGCGCTTCTACCGAGAGGACAGCTCGCGCTCCCGCAGCAAGGGCGGCTCGGGCCTGGGCCTGGCCATCGTGAAGTCGCTGGTCGAACAGCACGGCGGCGACATCTGGGTCGACAGCCAGCCGGGTGAGGGCTCGACGTTTACCATCCGCCTGCCGCGGCTGCTCAACCCAGAAAACGCGAAGCGCTAA
- a CDS encoding response regulator transcription factor: MSEATTTPVKVLVVDDEPNIVDLLTVSLKFQGFEVATAESGQEGLEVARSFRPDAFILDVMMPGMDGFELLAKLREEGLEGPVLYLTAKDAVEDRIHGLTIGADDYVTKPFSLEEVITRLRVILRRGNISEEEDGDNTIRYADLTLNDDTHEVTKAGEIIDLSPTEFNLLRYLMLNAEVVLSKAKILDNVWHYDFGGDGNVVESYISYLRRKIDTGDTPLIQTVRGVGYVLRTPRK; the protein is encoded by the coding sequence ATGTCTGAAGCAACCACCACTCCTGTCAAGGTGCTCGTCGTTGATGATGAGCCGAATATCGTCGATCTGCTGACCGTCAGCCTGAAGTTCCAAGGCTTCGAGGTCGCCACTGCAGAATCCGGGCAGGAAGGCCTCGAGGTCGCTCGCTCCTTCCGTCCCGACGCGTTCATCCTGGACGTGATGATGCCGGGGATGGATGGCTTCGAGCTGCTCGCCAAGCTGCGCGAGGAAGGCCTCGAAGGCCCGGTGCTGTATCTGACCGCCAAGGACGCCGTCGAGGACCGTATCCACGGCCTGACCATCGGGGCGGACGATTATGTGACCAAGCCTTTCTCGCTCGAGGAAGTCATTACCCGCCTGCGCGTGATCCTGCGCCGCGGCAACATCTCCGAAGAAGAAGACGGCGACAACACCATCCGCTACGCCGATCTGACGCTTAACGATGACACGCATGAGGTTACCAAGGCCGGCGAGATCATCGATCTCTCGCCCACGGAGTTCAACCTCCTGCGCTACCTCATGCTCAACGCGGAGGTCGTGCTCAGCAAGGCGAAGATCCTGGACAACGTCTGGCACTATGACTTCGGCGGGGACGGCAACGTCGTCGAGTCCTACATCTCGTATCTGCGCCGCAAGATCGACACCGGCGATACGCCTCTGATCCAGACCGTGCGCGGCGTGGGCTACGTCCTGCGTACCCCGCGGAAGTAG
- a CDS encoding alanine racemase, producing the protein MPPTPYVVIDTDIVDDNIARMAEAARAHGQRLRPHYKTHKLHEIADRQRAAGATSASVATIGEAEVFDKVGDLFIAYPLNASPAAAARINALRSRVILGIDSVETAARWGSSGLSTSTSFAIEVDSGHHRSGVPPHEVRPVAEALDKAGFQLMGLFTFPGHSYAPDAPRKAADDEAIALQSARAELGRDDLVLSGGSTPSAVYADAEIIDEIRPGVYVFNDAQQLELGTCTEEQIALKIRTTVVSRREDLHQVIVDAGSKIVGSDRPGWTTGYARVAKHPEARVPALSEHHGTVTFPEKSALPAIGEELEIIPNHVCPVLNLVDTVRTTAGETWEVAARGKNG; encoded by the coding sequence ATGCCACCGACCCCGTACGTCGTCATCGATACCGACATCGTCGACGACAACATCGCTCGCATGGCCGAGGCCGCCCGGGCCCATGGCCAGCGCCTGCGCCCGCACTACAAGACCCACAAGCTCCACGAGATCGCGGATCGTCAGCGCGCCGCCGGGGCGACCTCCGCGAGCGTGGCCACGATCGGCGAGGCCGAGGTCTTCGACAAGGTCGGCGATCTCTTCATCGCCTACCCGCTGAACGCCAGCCCGGCCGCCGCCGCCCGCATCAACGCCCTGCGCTCCCGGGTAATCCTGGGCATCGACTCGGTGGAAACGGCCGCGCGCTGGGGCAGTTCTGGCTTATCGACGTCCACCTCCTTCGCCATCGAGGTGGACTCCGGACATCACCGCTCCGGTGTGCCGCCACACGAGGTGCGCCCGGTCGCCGAGGCCCTCGACAAGGCTGGTTTTCAGCTGATGGGCCTGTTCACGTTCCCCGGGCACTCCTACGCGCCGGACGCGCCCCGGAAGGCGGCCGACGACGAGGCGATCGCTTTGCAATCGGCACGCGCGGAGCTGGGGCGCGACGACCTCGTGCTCAGCGGGGGCTCGACGCCGTCGGCCGTATATGCCGATGCGGAGATCATCGACGAGATCCGCCCCGGCGTCTACGTGTTCAACGATGCGCAGCAGCTCGAGCTCGGGACCTGCACCGAGGAGCAGATCGCGCTGAAAATCCGCACGACCGTCGTCTCGCGCCGGGAGGACCTCCACCAGGTGATCGTGGACGCCGGCTCGAAGATCGTCGGCTCGGACCGGCCTGGGTGGACGACGGGCTACGCGCGCGTCGCCAAGCATCCCGAGGCCCGGGTGCCCGCCTTGAGTGAGCACCATGGAACCGTCACCTTCCCCGAAAAGTCCGCGTTGCCGGCGATCGGGGAGGAGCTGGAGATCATCCCGAACCATGTGTGCCCGGTGCTGAATTTGGTCGATACGGTGCGCACGACCGCGGGCGAGACGTGGGAGGTGGCCGCCCGGGGCAAAAACGGGTGA
- a CDS encoding pyruvate dehydrogenase — MARNFAEAMIQTLEKQGVKRIYGLVGDSLNPVSDAVRDSSIEWVHVRNEEAAAFAAGAESLITGELAVCAGSCGPGNTHFVQGLFEAHRNGAKVLAIASQIPSEQIGTSFFQETHPEHLFRECSGYLEVAHSAYQGTRILHNAIQSTLGGDGVSVIVVPGDVSEEEVEDTTFTDSVFATGKPVVFPDSAEAAHLAQAINEAETVTLFCGAGVANAREQVLKLAEKIKSPIGHAFGGKMHIQYDNPFDVGMSGLLGYGACSNAMREADLLVLVGTDFPYVDWLPSKNVAQIDINPAHIGRRTTVHHPVVGDVAAVLDNILPHIEEKEDRSFLDKQLKEHAELIGSVVDNYTKKAGKRKPIHPEYLASLIDQHADEDAIFTVDTGMCNVWAARYITPNGKRQDLGSYKHGTMANALPQAIGAQCADRDRQVITFSGDGGLSMLLGELLTVKLHDLPIKMVAFNNSSLGMVKLEMLVAGMEDFGTDHEGVNYAAIAEAIGIKAIRVEDPKKLDKAIKEAFTYDGPVLLDVVTDPDALSIPPEITWDMLLGFSRASAQTVFGGGIGKMADLAAANLKHLGSAADISRKRWF; from the coding sequence GTGGCACGTAACTTCGCCGAGGCGATGATTCAGACCCTCGAGAAGCAGGGCGTGAAGCGCATTTATGGCCTCGTCGGCGACAGCCTGAACCCGGTCTCTGACGCGGTGCGTGATTCGTCGATCGAATGGGTGCACGTGCGCAACGAGGAAGCCGCCGCGTTCGCTGCCGGCGCGGAGTCGCTGATCACCGGCGAGCTCGCCGTGTGCGCCGGTTCCTGCGGGCCGGGAAACACGCACTTTGTGCAGGGGCTTTTCGAAGCCCACCGCAACGGCGCCAAGGTCTTAGCCATCGCCTCCCAGATCCCGAGCGAGCAGATCGGCACCTCGTTCTTCCAGGAGACGCACCCGGAGCATTTGTTCCGCGAGTGCTCGGGCTACCTCGAGGTCGCGCACTCCGCCTATCAGGGCACCCGCATTCTGCATAACGCGATCCAGTCGACGCTCGGCGGCGACGGGGTCTCGGTCATCGTGGTCCCCGGCGATGTCTCCGAAGAGGAGGTCGAGGACACCACCTTCACCGATTCGGTGTTTGCCACCGGCAAGCCCGTCGTCTTCCCGGATTCCGCTGAGGCCGCCCACCTTGCCCAGGCCATCAACGAGGCGGAGACCGTCACCTTGTTCTGCGGTGCCGGCGTCGCTAATGCGCGCGAGCAGGTCTTAAAGCTGGCGGAGAAGATCAAGTCGCCGATCGGGCACGCGTTCGGCGGCAAGATGCACATCCAGTACGACAATCCTTTTGACGTCGGCATGTCCGGCCTCTTGGGCTATGGCGCGTGCTCGAACGCTATGCGCGAGGCGGATCTGCTCGTGTTGGTGGGCACGGATTTCCCGTATGTCGATTGGCTGCCGAGCAAGAACGTCGCGCAAATCGACATCAATCCCGCGCACATCGGCCGGCGCACGACCGTGCATCACCCGGTGGTCGGTGATGTGGCGGCGGTGCTCGACAACATCCTGCCGCATATCGAGGAGAAGGAGGATCGCTCCTTCCTGGATAAGCAGCTCAAGGAGCATGCGGAGCTGATTGGTTCGGTCGTCGACAATTACACCAAGAAGGCGGGCAAGCGGAAGCCGATCCACCCCGAGTACCTCGCCAGCCTCATCGATCAGCATGCCGACGAGGACGCGATCTTTACCGTCGATACCGGCATGTGCAACGTCTGGGCGGCGCGCTACATCACTCCGAACGGTAAGCGCCAGGATCTCGGTTCCTATAAGCACGGCACCATGGCCAATGCTTTGCCGCAGGCCATCGGCGCGCAGTGCGCCGACCGCGATCGCCAGGTGATCACCTTCTCCGGTGACGGCGGGCTGTCCATGCTGCTCGGCGAGCTGCTCACGGTGAAGCTGCACGACCTGCCGATCAAGATGGTCGCGTTCAACAACTCTTCGCTCGGCATGGTGAAACTCGAGATGCTGGTCGCCGGCATGGAGGACTTCGGCACCGACCACGAGGGCGTGAACTACGCCGCCATCGCCGAGGCCATCGGCATCAAGGCGATCCGCGTCGAGGACCCGAAGAAGCTCGACAAGGCCATCAAGGAGGCGTTCACCTACGACGGTCCGGTGCTTCTCGACGTCGTCACCGACCCCGACGCCCTATCCATCCCGCCGGAGATCACCTGGGACATGCTCTTGGGCTTCTCGCGAGCCTCGGCGCAGACGGTGTTCGGCGGCGGCATCGGCAAGATGGCGGACCTGGCCGCGGCGAACCTCAAGCACCTCGGCTCCGCGGCCGATATCAGCAGGAAGCGCTGGTTCTAG
- a CDS encoding diaminopimelate dehydrogenase has product MSTIRAAIVGYGNLGKSVEKLIKSTPDMETYGIFSRRDQLDTDTPVYSVDEFAAKAEAKEFDVALLCTGSATDIPEQAVEYVKHAPTVDTYDNHRDVPRHKQAMDEAAREAGTVAIVSTGWDPGMFSLNRTMAQAILPTAEQHTFWGPGLSQGHSDALRRIDGVKKAVQYTLPDEAALDKARAQQAGDLTGKQAHVRSCYVVADESEHERIEHEIRTMPDYFEGYTVEVHFIDEATFDAEHTGMPHGGHVITAGDTGGYTETIEYILKLDRNPDFTASVQIAYARAAARLAEQGTTGAYTVLEVAPYLISPTPLDELIARDV; this is encoded by the coding sequence ATGTCCACCATCCGCGCCGCGATTGTCGGCTACGGAAACCTCGGTAAGTCCGTCGAGAAGCTCATCAAGTCCACCCCCGACATGGAGACCTACGGCATCTTCTCGCGCCGCGACCAACTCGACACCGACACCCCCGTCTACTCCGTCGACGAGTTCGCCGCCAAGGCCGAAGCCAAGGAATTCGACGTCGCCCTCTTGTGCACCGGCTCCGCCACCGACATCCCCGAGCAGGCCGTCGAGTACGTGAAGCACGCGCCGACCGTCGACACTTATGACAACCACCGCGACGTCCCGCGTCACAAGCAGGCGATGGACGAGGCCGCCCGCGAGGCCGGCACCGTTGCGATCGTCTCCACCGGCTGGGATCCCGGCATGTTCTCGCTCAACCGCACGATGGCGCAGGCCATCCTGCCCACCGCCGAGCAGCACACCTTCTGGGGCCCGGGCCTCTCCCAGGGGCATTCGGACGCGCTGCGCCGCATCGACGGCGTGAAGAAGGCCGTGCAGTACACGCTTCCCGACGAAGCCGCCCTCGACAAAGCCCGCGCCCAGCAGGCCGGAGACCTCACCGGTAAGCAGGCCCACGTGCGCAGCTGCTACGTCGTCGCCGACGAGTCCGAACACGAGCGCATCGAACACGAGATCCGCACCATGCCGGACTACTTCGAGGGCTACACCGTCGAAGTCCACTTCATCGACGAAGCCACCTTCGACGCCGAGCACACCGGCATGCCGCACGGCGGACACGTCATCACCGCCGGGGACACCGGCGGCTACACCGAAACGATCGAGTACATCCTGAAGCTCGACCGCAACCCCGACTTCACCGCCAGCGTCCAGATCGCCTACGCGCGCGCCGCCGCCCGCCTGGCGGAGCAGGGCACCACCGGTGCCTACACGGTTCTCGAGGTCGCGCCGTACCTGATCTCCCCGACCCCGCTCGACGAGCTCATCGCCCGCGACGTTTAA
- the thrE gene encoding threonine/serine exporter ThrE encodes MSNRLPGSGHLSTVDTARAAPPPSPLAPIDLQDPSQVAGVMSIAARIGDILLSSGTGNRDANAQLRAVTAAYGLVYCHVSITFDTIMLSTTIGEDNKQPVQVFRVARSFGTDFSKLAEVDRLIRSIQSGATPPAVAEKVLDELEARPRDYGFKTSIWGWALMGGAIAMLLGGSWFVGLVTFITSYLIIGVNEILARRGLPAFFLQITGGFVATVPTAIIYDVAQQLGYQIRPSQIIASCIIVLVAGLSLVQSLQDGITGSVVTGSARFFDTILMTAGIVAGVALGMQAASWVGISLPPMEAISPPNFANALFLTFIAAFVCIGFAVGVYAERSAIWVSGAAGMLGAGAYHLVFIPLGFGSVSATVSSATVVGLAGGLLARRFLVPPLITAIAGITPMLPGLMLYRALYALLNEQALIGFTNLFLALATAGSLATGVVLGEWLARKLRRPQTFRPYQAYRRARRFSFQALSAAQKVARSRPRRSHGVRGERSQ; translated from the coding sequence TTGAGTAACCGTTTGCCCGGCTCAGGCCACTTATCGACGGTGGATACCGCGCGCGCCGCACCGCCGCCGTCGCCACTTGCACCGATCGATTTGCAGGACCCCTCGCAGGTCGCCGGTGTGATGTCTATCGCGGCGCGGATCGGTGACATTTTGTTGTCTTCGGGCACCGGTAACCGGGATGCCAACGCGCAGCTGCGCGCCGTCACGGCGGCCTACGGGCTGGTGTATTGCCATGTCTCGATCACGTTCGACACGATCATGCTGTCGACCACCATCGGCGAGGACAACAAGCAGCCGGTGCAGGTCTTCCGGGTCGCCCGGAGTTTCGGCACGGATTTCTCGAAGCTGGCGGAAGTCGACCGCCTGATCCGCTCGATCCAGTCGGGGGCTACTCCCCCGGCGGTCGCGGAGAAGGTTCTCGACGAGCTCGAGGCCCGCCCCCGCGACTACGGCTTCAAGACCTCCATCTGGGGTTGGGCACTGATGGGTGGCGCGATCGCGATGCTGCTCGGCGGCAGCTGGTTCGTCGGGCTGGTGACGTTTATCACCTCGTATTTGATCATCGGGGTCAACGAGATCCTCGCCCGGCGCGGCCTGCCGGCCTTCTTCCTACAGATCACGGGCGGGTTCGTCGCCACGGTGCCGACGGCGATCATCTACGACGTCGCCCAACAGCTCGGCTATCAGATCAGACCGAGTCAGATCATCGCCTCGTGCATCATCGTCCTGGTCGCCGGGCTGTCCCTGGTGCAGTCCCTGCAGGACGGGATCACGGGCTCGGTGGTGACGGGCTCGGCACGGTTTTTCGACACCATCCTCATGACCGCCGGCATCGTCGCCGGTGTGGCGCTCGGCATGCAGGCGGCGTCGTGGGTGGGTATCTCCCTGCCGCCGATGGAGGCCATCAGCCCACCGAACTTCGCGAACGCCCTCTTCCTCACCTTCATCGCCGCGTTCGTGTGTATCGGCTTCGCCGTCGGTGTCTACGCCGAGCGCTCCGCGATCTGGGTCTCGGGCGCCGCGGGCATGCTGGGCGCAGGTGCGTATCACCTGGTGTTCATCCCGCTAGGCTTCGGTTCGGTCTCGGCGACAGTGTCGTCGGCGACGGTCGTCGGTTTAGCCGGTGGCCTGCTCGCCCGCCGCTTCCTGGTCCCGCCCCTAATCACCGCGATCGCCGGCATTACCCCGATGCTGCCGGGCCTCATGCTCTACCGCGCGCTGTACGCACTGCTCAACGAGCAGGCGCTCATCGGCTTCACCAACCTCTTTTTGGCGCTGGCGACCGCCGGCTCGCTGGCCACGGGCGTCGTCTTGGGCGAGTGGTTGGCCCGTAAGCTGCGCCGCCCGCAGACCTTCCGGCCGTATCAGGCCTACCGGCGCGCCCGTCGGTTCTCCTTCCAGGCGCTCAGCGCTGCGCAGAAGGTGGCCCGCTCGCGTCCGCGCAGGTCGCATGGGGTGCGCGGAGAACGGTCTCAGTAG
- a CDS encoding alpha,alpha-trehalose-phosphate synthase (UDP-forming), with the protein MSGDNEFVVVANRLPVDAIVDEHGGTTWTESPGGLVAALSPVLSARRGCWVGWPGLIDAAPAPFHTDSGILVHPVPLTADDHERFYEGFSNATLWPLYHDLIVTPTYHRDWWQSYRDVNYRFATEVDRVAAPGATVWVQDYQLQLVPGILRQLRPDLTIGFFLHIPFPGPDLFRQLPWREEVVRGLLGADLIGFHLVSNAENFLSLVQQVSGPKGSHTGQPDSLKVTGSASVRTTTASITASDGREVAVAAYPISIDPTSLGEADDKEVARRRAELGNPECILLGVDRLDYTKGILQRLEAFEELLEAGALDPNEVVFVQVATPSRERIEHYRTARRQVEEAVGRINGRFAKIGRPVVHYLHRSLPKRLLRHYYQAADVMVVTPFKDGMNLVAKEYVACHPDGSGALVLSEFAGAADELLQANLCNPFDIESLKRALLQAVRGLEHDPETMRSRMRAMHEQVLTFDVDAWANASLRDLDEARR; encoded by the coding sequence ATGAGCGGCGACAATGAGTTTGTGGTAGTCGCCAATCGGCTGCCCGTGGATGCGATCGTCGATGAGCACGGCGGGACCACCTGGACGGAATCTCCGGGCGGGCTGGTCGCCGCCCTGTCCCCGGTCTTGTCGGCCCGGCGTGGCTGCTGGGTGGGCTGGCCGGGGCTTATCGACGCCGCCCCCGCACCCTTCCACACCGACTCCGGCATCCTTGTGCACCCAGTGCCGCTGACCGCCGACGACCACGAGCGTTTCTACGAGGGCTTTTCCAACGCCACGCTGTGGCCGCTGTATCACGATCTCATCGTCACCCCGACGTATCACCGCGACTGGTGGCAGTCGTATCGCGACGTCAACTACCGCTTCGCCACCGAGGTCGATCGCGTGGCCGCGCCCGGCGCGACCGTCTGGGTGCAGGACTACCAGCTCCAGTTGGTGCCGGGGATTCTGCGCCAGCTGCGCCCGGATCTGACCATCGGGTTCTTCTTGCACATCCCCTTCCCCGGCCCGGATCTGTTCCGCCAGCTGCCCTGGCGCGAAGAGGTGGTCCGCGGCCTGCTGGGCGCCGATCTCATCGGCTTCCACCTCGTCTCCAACGCGGAGAACTTCTTGTCGCTGGTGCAGCAGGTTTCTGGGCCGAAGGGCTCGCATACCGGCCAGCCGGACAGCCTTAAGGTGACCGGTTCGGCGTCGGTGCGCACGACGACGGCGTCGATTACCGCCTCCGATGGCCGTGAGGTCGCCGTCGCCGCCTACCCGATCTCTATCGACCCCACTTCCTTGGGTGAGGCGGATGACAAGGAGGTCGCCCGCCGACGGGCGGAGTTGGGGAATCCGGAGTGCATCCTGCTCGGCGTCGATCGTCTCGATTACACCAAGGGCATCCTGCAGCGGCTGGAGGCCTTCGAGGAGCTGCTCGAGGCGGGCGCGCTGGATCCGAACGAGGTGGTGTTCGTGCAGGTCGCCACGCCTTCACGGGAGCGCATTGAGCACTACCGCACCGCGCGCCGCCAGGTGGAAGAGGCGGTGGGGCGCATCAACGGCCGTTTTGCGAAAATCGGCCGGCCCGTCGTCCACTACCTGCACCGATCGCTGCCGAAGCGGCTGCTACGGCACTACTACCAAGCCGCCGACGTCATGGTGGTCACCCCGTTTAAGGACGGCATGAATCTGGTGGCCAAGGAGTACGTCGCCTGCCACCCGGACGGCTCGGGCGCGTTGGTGCTCTCGGAGTTCGCGGGCGCCGCCGACGAACTGCTCCAGGCCAACCTGTGCAACCCCTTCGACATCGAGTCGCTGAAACGCGCGCTACTGCAGGCGGTGCGCGGGCTCGAGCATGACCCGGAGACGATGCGCTCGCGGATGCGCGCCATGCATGAGCAGGTCTTAACGTTCGATGTCGACGCCTGGGCGAACGCTTCCTTGCGGGATTTGGACGAGGCGCGGCGATGA
- the otsB gene encoding trehalose-phosphatase produces the protein MLSPIVAELASADRLFVVSDFDGTLAGFSADAYNVPVNSQSLAALTRLAGMPDTRVAILSGRHLEGLAEVCDLRAPIIRAGSHGNESSFSTGPSLAQQKRLDEIEAALKPLLDEHGTFVERKPFQRVAHVATLAKKDPEKAEEILRKIAQLDFEGAHVIEGKNIVEFSVTSVTKGTWIEKVRDQYEPERTVFVGDDVTDEQGFAVLGEKDYGIKVGEGHTAASARVANIEEVAEFFTELADARAAHIQFPRDTAGRFEWCAAGLGAIVHQVEDWSVPTPCTGWSARDVIRHLNTWVPKKLGLEPVPGDDPVDEYFTFIDAVRALLDDDNRAALECVRTSLNTDLFVHTWDMARAIGVNPKLDENFASRLLRHYELVNEERMVETGHYDPPVEIPADASPVEQLVAATGRDPRANLVE, from the coding sequence ATGCTTTCCCCGATCGTCGCGGAGCTCGCGTCCGCAGACCGTCTGTTTGTCGTTTCGGATTTCGATGGCACGCTCGCGGGCTTTTCCGCCGATGCCTACAACGTTCCCGTCAACTCCCAATCGCTGGCAGCACTGACCCGCTTGGCGGGCATGCCGGATACGCGCGTCGCGATCCTCTCGGGCCGTCACCTCGAGGGCCTAGCCGAGGTCTGCGACCTGCGCGCCCCCATCATCCGTGCGGGTTCGCACGGCAACGAGTCCTCCTTCTCGACGGGCCCGTCGCTCGCGCAGCAGAAGCGCCTCGACGAGATTGAGGCGGCGCTGAAGCCGCTTCTCGACGAGCACGGCACCTTCGTCGAGCGCAAGCCTTTCCAGCGCGTCGCCCACGTCGCGACGCTGGCGAAGAAGGACCCCGAGAAGGCCGAGGAGATCCTCCGGAAGATCGCCCAGCTCGACTTCGAGGGCGCGCACGTGATTGAAGGCAAGAACATCGTCGAGTTCTCGGTCACCTCGGTGACGAAGGGCACGTGGATCGAGAAGGTCCGCGACCAGTACGAACCGGAGCGCACCGTCTTCGTCGGCGACGATGTCACCGATGAGCAGGGCTTCGCCGTGCTCGGGGAGAAGGACTACGGCATCAAGGTGGGCGAGGGGCATACCGCCGCCTCGGCGCGGGTGGCCAACATCGAGGAGGTCGCGGAGTTTTTCACCGAACTTGCCGACGCCCGCGCCGCCCACATCCAATTCCCCCGCGATACCGCCGGCCGCTTCGAGTGGTGCGCCGCCGGCCTGGGCGCGATCGTCCACCAGGTCGAGGACTGGTCGGTGCCCACGCCGTGCACCGGCTGGTCCGCGCGCGATGTCATCCGGCACCTTAACACCTGGGTGCCGAAGAAGCTCGGGCTCGAGCCGGTGCCGGGCGATGACCCGGTCGACGAGTACTTCACGTTCATCGACGCCGTGCGGGCTCTGCTTGACGACGACAACCGCGCCGCCCTCGAATGCGTGCGCACCTCGCTGAACACCGATTTGTTCGTGCACACCTGGGACATGGCCCGGGCCATCGGGGTGAATCCGAAGCTCGACGAGAACTTCGCCTCCCGTCTGCTGCGCCACTACGAGCTGGTCAACGAGGAGCGCATGGTGGAAACGGGCCACTACGACCCCCCCGTCGAGATCCCGGCGGACGCCTCCCCCGTCGAGCAGCTCGTCGCCGCCACCGGCCGCGACCCGCGCGCCAATCTCGTCGAGTAG